The nucleotide window CCACACTATTATTTAAATGTGGAGTTTGATATGGAAAATGCTATTGCATTTAGAGCTCAGTACAATTCTTTACCCGATACAAAAATATCATACAATGATATGATAGTTAAAGCCTGTGCATTGGCATTAAAGCAACATCCACAAGTTAATTCTCAATGGTTTGATGATAAGATGAGGTTAAATAACCATGTGCATATTGGTGTGGCTGTTGCTGTACCAGATGGCTTGGTGGTTCCTGTTGTAAAGTTTGCAAACGAGCAAAGCTTAACTCAGATTGGCGCTGCTGTAAAAGAATACGCAGGTAAAGCGAGGAACAAGAAGCTAACCTTAGACGAGATGGAAGGTAGTACATTTACTATTTCTAACTTAGGTATGTTTGGTATTGAAAGTTTTACATCGATTATCAATCAACCTAATTCGGCAATTTTATCTGTTGGTGCAATTGTATCAAAACCAGTTGTTAAAAACGGGCAGGTTGTTCCTGGCAATACTATGAAGTTAACTATGGCATGCGATCATAGAACCGTAGATGGTGCAACCGGTGCGCAATTCCTTCAAACACTAAAAGGATATATTGAAAATCCGGTGACGATGTTAGTATAATAAGTCTGCTTTTTTTTCTGAAATATCACATTGTGCGGAGTGCAATGTACAAAGTTGTAGCGTTGTTTCAGAAGCTCATTATAATTTTAAGACCTGATTTGGCATGTTTCAAATCAGGTTTTTTTATCTTTAAACTCTAATCAAAAATTAATATGAAATATATATGGTCTGCACTTAGCCTGTTGCTTTTAATGGCTTGCGGTACAAAACAAAATGGCTCTAGAGGCAAAGAGAATATTTCAGAAAAAATTACCATTACAGCCCAAGATGTTAAAATGAGTATGGATTATATGGCTTCAGATGAGCTAGGAGGTAGAGCAACAGGAAGTGAAGGTATAGAAAAAGCTGCTGTCTATATTGAAAACTACTTTAAAAAGAATGGCATAAAGCCCTATTTTGAAACCTATAGAGATAGTTTCAAAATAGGTGAAATTGATGGTTATAATGTAGTTGGAATGATTGAAGGAACAGATGATACACTCAAAAATGAATTCATAATTCTTGGTGGTCACTACGATCATATAGGAAAAGGAAAAACAGTAGAAGGAGACAGTATTGCCAATGGCGCCAATGACGATGCCTCTGGTACCATAGCAGCTATGGAGTTTGGTAGATATTTTTCAAAATCTAAAAGTAATAAACGCAGTATACTTATTACGCTATATGACGCTGAAGAAATGGGTCTAAAGGGTTCAGCGCACTTAGCAGCTAGACTTAAAGAAGCTGGTTTAAATGTCTATACCATGCTAAACTTTGAAATGATTGGTGTGCCAAGGGCAGAGGATAAGTCATTAGCTTATATGAGTGGCTATAACCGTTCTAATTTAGCACCAACACTAAATAAGTATGCAGGTGAAGAGATCGTTGGTTTTTTTCCAAAGGCTAAAGAATTTCAATTGTTTTACAGATCGGATAATTTTCCGTTTTTTAAAGAATTAAATGTTCCTGCACATGCCATTTCTACATTCGATTTTACAAATTTTGAGTATTATCATCATGTAGATGACGAAGCTGATAAAATGGACTATGATCACATGGCAAACTTTATTAATAAAATGATACCTGCTTTAAAAGGTATGATGAATTCCTCCACAAAAGAAGTCGTATTAAATGAAGAGTAAGAATATTATTATAACAGGAACGAGTAGAGGTATAGGTTTTGAGTTAGTACATCTTTTTGCCAGCCAAGGACACAATGTATTGGCACTATCAAGAAACGCCCAACCGGTTAATAACTTGCATTTTGAAAATATAACCTCTTTTGCTTTTGATTTGTGCAGAGATGAAGATTACAATAAAGTCGAAGATTTTATTGGCAATGAGTGGAAACATGTAGATATTCTTATTAATAATGCTGGTATGTTGCTAAATAAGCCTTTTGCAGAAACCACATTTCAAGATTTTGAAAACGTATATAGAACAAATGTTTTTGGAGTATCAGAAATGACCAGAATAGTCCTTCCTTTTATGAAACAAGATGGACATGTAGTCACTATCAGTAGCATGGGAGGCATACAAGGGAGTATGAAGTTCCCTGGACTTTCCGCTTACAGTTCCAGCAAAGGAGCGGTAATCACATTAACAGAGTTGCTCGCTGAAGAATATAAAGAAACAGGACCGCAATTTAATGTTTTAGCTCTGGGTGCTGTACAAACAGAGATGTTAAAAGAAGCTTTTCCAGATTATCAGGCACCAACAACTGCTATGGAAATGGCAGAATATATTTTTAACTTTTCGCTTAGCGGAAATAAATACTATAACGGCAAAGTACTGCAAGTTTCTAATTCTACACCTTAGTATGTCTAAATACAAATGCATTATTTTTGATTGTGATGGTGTTTTAGTAGATAGTGAGCCTATAAGCAATCAAGTTATGGTGGATTTGGTAAATGCGCTTGGAGCAAATATAGATTTAGATTATGCATATCGGCATTTTAAAGGTAATAGTTTCAATGAGTGTGCAAATAAAATTTCAAAACTAATTACGCAAAAACTACCAATTGATTTTGAAGAGCAATACCGAAAAGAATCTTACCAGAGATTTCAAAAAGAGATTAAGCCTATTGATGGTGTAAAAGATATTCTTCAAGATTTAAAAATTCCGTTTTGTGTAGCTTCTAGTGGTCCGGTAAAAAAAATAAAACTCAATTTAGAACTTACAGGTCTATCATCTTTTTTTCAGGATAAAACGATATTTAGTTGTTATACTATTAAAAAGTGGAAGCCAGACCCATCTGTATTCTTATG belongs to Winogradskyella sp. J14-2 and includes:
- a CDS encoding SDR family NAD(P)-dependent oxidoreductase, which encodes MKSKNIIITGTSRGIGFELVHLFASQGHNVLALSRNAQPVNNLHFENITSFAFDLCRDEDYNKVEDFIGNEWKHVDILINNAGMLLNKPFAETTFQDFENVYRTNVFGVSEMTRIVLPFMKQDGHVVTISSMGGIQGSMKFPGLSAYSSSKGAVITLTELLAEEYKETGPQFNVLALGAVQTEMLKEAFPDYQAPTTAMEMAEYIFNFSLSGNKYYNGKVLQVSNSTP
- a CDS encoding M28 family metallopeptidase, whose amino-acid sequence is MKYIWSALSLLLLMACGTKQNGSRGKENISEKITITAQDVKMSMDYMASDELGGRATGSEGIEKAAVYIENYFKKNGIKPYFETYRDSFKIGEIDGYNVVGMIEGTDDTLKNEFIILGGHYDHIGKGKTVEGDSIANGANDDASGTIAAMEFGRYFSKSKSNKRSILITLYDAEEMGLKGSAHLAARLKEAGLNVYTMLNFEMIGVPRAEDKSLAYMSGYNRSNLAPTLNKYAGEEIVGFFPKAKEFQLFYRSDNFPFFKELNVPAHAISTFDFTNFEYYHHVDDEADKMDYDHMANFINKMIPALKGMMNSSTKEVVLNEE
- a CDS encoding HAD hydrolase-like protein — encoded protein: MSKYKCIIFDCDGVLVDSEPISNQVMVDLVNALGANIDLDYAYRHFKGNSFNECANKISKLITQKLPIDFEEQYRKESYQRFQKEIKPIDGVKDILQDLKIPFCVASSGPVKKIKLNLELTGLSSFFQDKTIFSCYTIKKWKPDPSVFLWAA